From Bosea sp. NBC_00550, the proteins below share one genomic window:
- the cbiE gene encoding precorrin-6y C5,15-methyltransferase (decarboxylating) subunit CbiE has protein sequence MSAVLRESDALSSREAPTPWLSLVGLGEDGPAGLSREALAALNEAEIVFGGERHIALVGSVPGELRPWPQPFRNALPQILAERGRKVCVLATSDPFHYGIGNSLSRAIPAAEMRIIPQLSSFSMACTRMRWPQEECALVSLHGRTLYRIVPHLQPGARILALSWDETTPRAVAELMRARGLGASRLVVMEQLGGPQERVRETRADAFAFDDIVPLNMIAVDVVAGRDAHILPLTPGLDEDWFAHDGQITKSEIRAITLSALAPRAGELLWDVGAGSGSIAVEWCQRHVRNRAVAFEAKPERAERIARNRLELGGLSVDVFGEAPAGFVGREAPDAIFIGGGLTEDGLFDAAWAALKPGGRLVANVVTIEGEAKLAALHAEHGGSLRRISIDRLAPVGGKHGWRPAMPVTQWRVEKP, from the coding sequence ATGTCGGCAGTCTTACGTGAATCGGATGCCCTGTCGAGCCGCGAGGCGCCAACGCCCTGGCTCTCGCTGGTCGGGCTAGGGGAAGACGGCCCCGCAGGCCTCAGCCGCGAGGCACTCGCCGCGCTGAACGAGGCCGAGATCGTCTTTGGTGGCGAGCGGCACATCGCGCTCGTCGGCTCCGTGCCGGGCGAGCTCAGGCCCTGGCCGCAGCCCTTCCGCAATGCGCTGCCGCAGATCCTGGCTGAACGCGGCCGCAAGGTCTGCGTGCTCGCGACCAGCGACCCCTTCCATTACGGCATCGGCAACAGCCTGAGCCGCGCCATCCCGGCTGCGGAAATGCGGATCATTCCGCAGCTCTCCTCCTTTTCGATGGCCTGCACGCGGATGCGCTGGCCGCAGGAGGAATGCGCGCTGGTCTCGCTGCATGGGCGCACGCTCTATCGGATCGTGCCGCATCTGCAGCCCGGCGCGCGCATCCTCGCCCTCTCCTGGGACGAGACGACGCCGCGCGCCGTCGCCGAGCTGATGCGCGCGCGCGGCCTCGGCGCCAGCCGTCTCGTCGTGATGGAGCAGCTTGGCGGCCCGCAGGAGCGCGTGCGCGAGACGCGGGCCGATGCCTTCGCCTTCGACGACATCGTGCCGCTGAACATGATCGCGGTCGATGTCGTGGCCGGGCGCGATGCCCATATTCTGCCGCTCACGCCCGGTCTCGACGAGGATTGGTTCGCCCATGACGGGCAGATCACCAAATCGGAAATCCGCGCCATCACCCTCTCTGCCCTGGCGCCGCGCGCCGGGGAACTGCTCTGGGATGTCGGAGCGGGCTCCGGTTCCATCGCCGTCGAATGGTGCCAGCGCCATGTCCGCAACCGGGCGGTCGCCTTCGAGGCGAAGCCGGAACGCGCCGAGCGTATCGCGCGCAACAGGCTCGAGCTCGGCGGGCTCTCCGTCGATGTCTTCGGCGAAGCGCCCGCAGGCTTCGTCGGGCGCGAGGCGCCGGATGCGATCTTCATCGGTGGCGGGCTGACGGAGGACGGGCTGTTCGACGCCGCCTGGGCGGCGCTGAAGCCCGGCGGCCGGCTCGTCGCCAATGTCGTGACGATCGAGGGCGAGGCGAAGCTCGCGGCGCTGCATGCCGAGCATGGCGGCTCGCTCAGGCGCATTTCGATCGACCGGCTGGCACCCGTCGGCGGCAAGCATGGCTGGCGGCCGGCGATGCCGGTGACGCAGTGGCGGGTCGAGAAGCCTTGA
- a CDS encoding cobalt-precorrin-6A reductase translates to MTVLILGGTSEAAALDQLLADQAPEIRAIISLAGHTVDPRPTNLPVRVGGFGGIDGLRQYLVEQGIVAVVDATHPFAAIMPFNAEHACKAEGVPLLAIRRESWAPRAGDRWKSVPDIDAAVQALGEASRRVFLTVGRLELPAFADAPQHRYLVRVIEPIGDRLPVPHVDVIQQRGPFDTDDEEDLMRREGVEILVSKNSGGPATVGKLAAARRLSLPVVMVERPPKPDVETVDHIDQVLPWLVAQGLFVTERGV, encoded by the coding sequence ATGACCGTCCTCATCCTTGGCGGAACGAGCGAAGCTGCTGCGCTTGATCAGCTTCTGGCTGATCAAGCTCCGGAAATCCGTGCCATTATCTCGCTGGCGGGGCACACCGTCGATCCCCGGCCGACGAATCTGCCGGTGCGCGTCGGCGGCTTCGGCGGCATCGACGGCTTGAGACAATATCTCGTCGAGCAGGGCATCGTCGCCGTCGTCGATGCGACCCATCCCTTCGCCGCGATCATGCCCTTCAACGCCGAGCATGCCTGCAAGGCGGAAGGCGTGCCGCTGTTGGCGATCCGGCGCGAATCCTGGGCGCCGCGCGCCGGCGACCGCTGGAAATCGGTGCCGGATATCGATGCCGCCGTGCAGGCCCTCGGCGAGGCGTCGCGCCGGGTCTTCCTCACCGTGGGCCGCCTCGAACTGCCAGCTTTCGCCGATGCTCCCCAGCATCGCTACCTCGTGCGCGTCATCGAGCCGATCGGCGACCGGCTGCCGGTGCCGCATGTCGATGTCATCCAGCAGCGCGGGCCGTTCGACACTGACGACGAGGAGGATCTGATGCGCCGCGAGGGTGTGGAGATCCTGGTCAGCAAGAATTCCGGTGGCCCTGCGACGGTCGGCAAGCTCGCGGCGGCGCGCCGGCTCTCCCTGCCGGTGGTGATGGTGGAGCGGCCGCCCAAGCCCGATGTCGAGACCGTCGATCATATCGATCAGGTCCTGCCCTGGCTGGTGGCGCAGGGGCTCTTCGTCACCGAGCGCGGCGTGTAG
- the cobJ gene encoding precorrin-3B C(17)-methyltransferase codes for MVGLGPGTPEWITPAAQAALDAASDLIGYGPYLDRVPERSGRTKHASDNRVEVERAAHALKLAAEGRKVVVVSGGDPGVFAMAAAVFEALEAGPAEWLVIPITVEPGITAMLAAAARAGAPLGGDFCALSLSDNLKPWEVVTARLTAALAADFVICLYNPISKARPWQLGAALDLAAEHRAAETPVLFARAVGRPDEILRVLTLAEAIATAGTADMATLVMIGASSTRLIAREGAAPYVYTPRSVTKSPCATSQGRT; via the coding sequence ATCGTCGGCCTCGGCCCCGGCACGCCCGAATGGATCACTCCGGCCGCGCAGGCGGCGCTCGATGCCGCCAGCGATCTCATCGGCTACGGCCCCTATCTCGACCGCGTGCCGGAACGGAGCGGCCGGACCAAGCATGCCTCCGATAATCGCGTCGAAGTCGAGCGCGCCGCCCACGCGCTGAAGCTGGCTGCTGAGGGCCGCAAGGTCGTGGTCGTCTCCGGTGGCGATCCCGGCGTCTTCGCCATGGCGGCGGCGGTGTTCGAGGCGTTGGAAGCCGGGCCGGCGGAGTGGCTGGTCATCCCGATCACGGTGGAGCCCGGCATCACCGCGATGCTGGCGGCGGCGGCGCGGGCTGGAGCACCGCTCGGCGGCGACTTCTGCGCGCTCTCGCTCTCGGACAACCTGAAGCCTTGGGAAGTTGTGACGGCGCGCCTGACGGCGGCCCTCGCCGCCGATTTCGTGATCTGCCTGTACAACCCGATCTCGAAGGCGCGGCCCTGGCAGCTCGGCGCGGCGCTGGACCTGGCGGCGGAGCATCGCGCGGCTGAAACGCCGGTGCTCTTCGCCCGTGCCGTCGGGCGGCCGGACGAGATCCTGCGCGTTCTCACGCTCGCTGAGGCGATCGCGACAGCCGGCACGGCCGACATGGCGACGCTGGTGATGATCGGGGCATCGAGCACGCGGCTGATCGCCCGCGAGGGCGCCGCGCCTTACGTCTACACGCCGCGCTCGGTGACGAAGAGCCCCTGCGCCACCAGCCAGGGCAGGACCTGA
- a CDS encoding precorrin-2 C(20)-methyltransferase: MRWRRTRNSGVSGTEKTLLYGVGLGPGAPDLMTVRARDIILSADRLVHFCKRGRRGNARSTADAIIAPDSAREIELAFPVTTEASVGEPDYDGPIAAFYEEAAERLAAEMQAGRSLAVLCDGDPFFYGSFMHLWRRLSQRFPTEIVPGVTGMTGAWAEAGAPITWGDDVMTVLPGTLPEAELARRLADTDAAVIMKLGRNLPKVRRALVAAGLEGRAIYVERATMERQVVARLVDKADDEAPYFAMVLVPGEGRRL; this comes from the coding sequence ATGCGCTGGCGCAGGACAAGGAATAGCGGCGTGAGCGGGACAGAAAAGACCCTGCTCTACGGCGTCGGCCTCGGACCGGGCGCGCCGGATTTGATGACCGTGCGTGCGCGGGACATCATCCTCTCGGCCGACCGTCTCGTGCATTTCTGCAAGCGTGGCCGGCGCGGCAACGCCCGCTCCACGGCCGACGCCATCATCGCGCCCGACTCGGCCCGCGAGATCGAACTCGCCTTCCCCGTCACGACCGAGGCCAGCGTCGGCGAACCCGATTATGACGGGCCGATCGCGGCCTTCTACGAGGAAGCCGCCGAGCGCCTCGCAGCGGAGATGCAGGCCGGGCGCAGCCTCGCCGTACTCTGCGACGGAGATCCATTCTTCTATGGCTCCTTCATGCATCTGTGGCGGCGCCTGAGCCAGCGCTTCCCGACCGAAATCGTGCCCGGCGTCACCGGCATGACCGGCGCCTGGGCCGAGGCCGGCGCGCCGATCACCTGGGGCGACGACGTGATGACCGTTCTGCCCGGCACGCTGCCGGAGGCGGAGCTGGCGCGGCGTTTGGCCGACACGGATGCCGCCGTCATCATGAAGCTCGGCCGGAACCTGCCGAAGGTGCGCCGCGCGCTCGTGGCGGCCGGGCTGGAAGGGCGCGCGATCTATGTCGAGCGCGCGACCATGGAGCGGCAGGTGGTGGCCCGCCTCGTCGACAAGGCCGATGACGAGGCGCCCTATTTCGCCATGGTGCTGGTGCCCGGCGAGGGGCGCCGGCTGTGA
- a CDS encoding precorrin-8X methylmutase, with product MSRAYDYIQDGAAIYERSFAIIRAEADLARFSGAAERVVVRMIHACGMTDLPGDVEMSVDFAEAARTALKSGAPILCDAKMVANGVTRARLPAGNEVICTLDDAQVPALAASMGTTRSAAAMELLKPRLAGSIVVIGNAPTSLFRLLEMLDAGAPKPAAVLGIPVGFVGAAESKAALAKDGRVPFLVVHGRRGGSAMAAAAVNALAQDKE from the coding sequence TTGAGCAGGGCTTACGATTACATCCAGGACGGCGCGGCGATCTACGAGCGCTCCTTCGCGATCATCCGTGCGGAAGCTGATCTTGCCCGCTTCAGCGGCGCGGCCGAGCGCGTCGTCGTGCGCATGATCCATGCCTGCGGCATGACCGACCTGCCCGGTGACGTCGAGATGTCCGTCGACTTCGCCGAAGCCGCCCGCACCGCGCTCAAGAGCGGCGCGCCGATCCTGTGCGACGCCAAGATGGTCGCCAACGGCGTGACGCGCGCCCGGCTGCCAGCCGGCAACGAGGTGATCTGCACGCTGGACGACGCGCAGGTCCCGGCGCTCGCGGCCAGTATGGGCACGACCCGCTCCGCCGCCGCGATGGAATTGTTGAAGCCACGGCTCGCTGGCTCCATCGTCGTGATCGGCAATGCGCCGACCTCGCTGTTCCGGCTGCTGGAAATGCTCGATGCCGGGGCGCCGAAGCCCGCTGCGGTGCTCGGCATCCCCGTCGGCTTCGTCGGCGCGGCGGAATCGAAAGCGGCTCTGGCGAAGGACGGACGCGTGCCCTTCCTCGTCGTCCATGGCCGGCGCGGCGGCTCGGCCATGGCGGCTGCCGCCGTCAATGCGCTGGCGCAGGACAAGGAATAG
- a CDS encoding cobaltochelatase subunit CobN: MHLLPTSEIRLDDGGDAVDLALPPGDLLVLSFTDSDLSALAVAAGDSNLSLRLAPLRRLKHPLSVDFLIEKTAAQCRFVLVRCLGGLDYWRYGIERLGAACREQDIPLAILPGDERADPRLTEYATVPAELAAGLLAYFQAGGGAENMRRLLRRIEGYLTALRPSSDPASPGHLLPRGEKDEAAAIAPFSPRGRRCRQADEGRRDAADLAPIALPSFFALSEGGAPLPWRDALAAIPADRPLVPILLYRSGVAAGDTAMGEAIAAELAGRGLAALPLALTSLKDPAVTAELATLIALRKPALIVTTTAFSAREGDDFVLDAAACPILQAVPVGSPREAWDASPRGLSAADLAMQVALTEFDGRIGAIPVAFKAEATDPATGLATRRLEPHAEGIAALADLAAGWVALARKPPAERRLALVMSDYPARGGRAGFAVGLDTPASVTAIRKLLAGAGYSVDIPSSVIPGDQRETRNPGSAPLSRLVRDDSADLDEGASLMAALTAGPAELSLSLAGYRDCLATIPATAREALLASHGAPEADPTCRDGAFRFRAVRYGKLTVALQPPRDATPDRKARYHDPDAPPGHGYLAFYLALRQAEAVDALIHLGTHGTTEWLPGKAVALSAGCWPRLAVGGLPVIYPYVVDDPGEAAPAKRRLSAITLGHLPPPLADSKPEGEVALLRDLVEEFSQAQVLDPRRADIVAAEIRARAEASGLAASCGVMPDMEMNEALTRLDAHLCDIAELPFRDGLHVFGQSEIDPASARNERENLLAALDGRFVPPGPAGAPHRGRPDVLPTGRNLSTLDPRAIPTRAAARLGKVAAQAVVSRHLQDHGDYPRRIVMDLWASPTLRSGGEDIAHALALMGVEPLWDNASTRVTGFSIVPQPKLAFPRLDVTVRISGTFRDTFPGQIALIDQATRAVAALDEPDDWNAPAAARRRGEHGARIYGAAPSRYGAAMADRALDGDWTHREELGAAYLAASDHAYGGPEGLATADSGFANRIRSSDAFIHVSDTAGRDILEASSAADVIGGLAAAAKALGADPVLYSLDSANPKAPKVRTLAEDIARIVHGRLTHPRWIASQLAHGWRGAAELAEAVDTLFVFAASTDAVADGLFDAVFQAYCADPQIWTALEAANAPAAASIRARLAEAARRGLWTSRRNSVGAFLAREAAE, translated from the coding sequence ATGCACCTCCTCCCGACCAGCGAGATCAGGCTCGACGACGGCGGGGACGCCGTCGATCTCGCCCTGCCGCCGGGAGATTTGCTCGTGCTCTCCTTCACCGACAGCGACCTTTCGGCGCTGGCGGTGGCGGCAGGTGACAGCAACCTGTCGCTGCGGCTCGCGCCGCTGCGGCGGCTGAAGCACCCGCTCTCCGTCGATTTCCTGATCGAGAAGACCGCGGCGCAGTGCCGCTTCGTGCTGGTGCGCTGCCTCGGCGGGCTCGATTACTGGCGTTACGGTATCGAGCGGCTGGGCGCGGCCTGCCGCGAGCAAGACATTCCGCTCGCGATCCTGCCGGGCGACGAGCGTGCCGATCCGCGGCTGACCGAGTATGCGACGGTGCCGGCGGAGCTTGCGGCAGGGCTTCTGGCCTATTTCCAGGCCGGCGGCGGCGCCGAGAACATGCGCCGGCTGCTGAGGCGGATCGAAGGATATCTGACGGCGCTTCGACCCTCATCCGACCCGGCTTCGCCGGGCCACCTTCTCCCCCGGGGGGAGAAGGATGAAGCGGCGGCAATCGCGCCCTTCTCCCCTCGGGGGAGAAGGTGCCGGCAGGCGGATGAGGGCCGGCGGGACGCCGCCGACCTTGCACCCATCGCCCTGCCATCCTTCTTCGCATTGAGCGAAGGCGGTGCGCCCCTGCCTTGGCGGGACGCGCTCGCCGCAATCCCGGCCGACCGGCCGCTGGTCCCGATCCTGCTCTACCGCTCCGGCGTCGCGGCGGGCGACACCGCCATGGGCGAGGCCATCGCCGCTGAACTGGCCGGCCGCGGCCTGGCGGCACTGCCGCTCGCGCTGACGAGCCTGAAGGACCCGGCCGTTACAGCCGAGCTCGCGACACTGATCGCACTGCGCAAGCCGGCGCTGATCGTCACCACCACAGCCTTCTCGGCGCGCGAGGGCGACGACTTCGTGCTCGATGCCGCCGCCTGTCCGATCCTGCAGGCCGTGCCGGTCGGCAGCCCACGCGAGGCCTGGGACGCATCGCCGCGTGGCCTCTCGGCTGCCGATCTCGCCATGCAGGTGGCGCTAACGGAATTCGACGGCCGCATCGGCGCTATCCCCGTCGCCTTTAAGGCGGAGGCGACCGATCCGGCGACCGGCCTCGCCACGCGCCGGCTCGAGCCCCACGCGGAGGGCATCGCCGCGCTCGCCGATCTCGCTGCCGGCTGGGTTGCGCTGGCACGGAAGCCACCGGCAGAGCGCAGGCTGGCGTTGGTGATGTCCGATTATCCTGCTCGCGGCGGGCGGGCCGGCTTCGCCGTCGGCCTGGACACGCCCGCCAGCGTGACGGCGATCCGGAAGCTGCTGGCCGGAGCGGGGTATTCCGTCGATATCCCCTCCTCGGTCATCCCGGGCGACCAGAGGGAGACCCGGAATCCCGGATCGGCGCCGCTATCGCGGCTTGTCCGGGATGACAGCGCAGATTTGGATGAGGGGGCCAGCTTGATGGCAGCCCTTACCGCAGGCCCGGCCGAGCTGAGCCTCTCGCTTGCCGGCTATCGCGACTGCCTCGCCACCATCCCCGCCACAGCGCGCGAGGCTCTTCTGGCGAGCCATGGCGCGCCCGAGGCCGATCCGACCTGCCGCGACGGCGCTTTCCGCTTCCGCGCCGTGCGCTACGGCAAGCTCACTGTCGCATTGCAGCCGCCGCGCGACGCCACGCCAGACCGCAAGGCGCGCTATCACGACCCCGACGCACCGCCCGGCCATGGCTATCTCGCCTTCTACCTCGCACTCCGCCAAGCCGAGGCCGTCGACGCGCTGATCCATCTCGGCACCCACGGCACCACGGAATGGCTGCCGGGCAAGGCGGTCGCGCTCTCCGCCGGCTGCTGGCCGCGCCTTGCCGTCGGCGGGCTGCCGGTGATCTACCCCTATGTCGTCGACGATCCCGGCGAAGCCGCGCCGGCCAAGCGGCGGCTCTCGGCCATCACCCTCGGCCATCTGCCACCACCGCTGGCGGATTCCAAGCCCGAAGGGGAAGTCGCCCTGCTGCGCGATCTCGTCGAGGAATTCTCGCAGGCGCAGGTGCTCGACCCGCGTCGCGCCGACATCGTCGCTGCCGAGATTCGCGCCCGTGCCGAGGCGAGCGGACTGGCAGCCTCCTGCGGCGTCATGCCCGACATGGAGATGAACGAGGCGCTGACGCGGCTCGACGCGCATCTCTGCGACATCGCCGAATTGCCCTTCCGCGACGGCTTGCATGTCTTCGGGCAATCCGAGATCGACCCAGCTTCGGCCCGCAACGAGCGCGAGAACCTGCTCGCCGCCCTCGACGGCCGCTTCGTGCCGCCCGGCCCGGCCGGCGCGCCGCATCGCGGCCGGCCCGACGTGCTGCCGACCGGGCGCAATCTCTCGACGCTCGATCCGCGCGCCATTCCGACGCGCGCCGCAGCAAGGCTCGGCAAGGTGGCCGCGCAGGCGGTGGTGTCGCGCCACCTGCAGGATCACGGCGACTATCCGCGCCGGATCGTGATGGATCTCTGGGCCTCGCCGACATTGCGCTCGGGCGGAGAGGATATCGCCCATGCGCTGGCGCTGATGGGCGTGGAGCCGCTCTGGGACAATGCCTCCACCCGCGTCACCGGCTTCAGCATCGTGCCGCAGCCGAAGCTCGCATTCCCGCGTCTGGATGTGACCGTGCGGATATCCGGCACCTTCCGCGACACCTTTCCAGGCCAGATCGCCTTGATCGATCAGGCGACGCGAGCGGTGGCCGCGCTGGACGAGCCCGACGACTGGAACGCGCCCGCCGCCGCCCGCCGGCGCGGTGAGCACGGCGCGCGCATCTACGGCGCCGCGCCCAGCCGCTACGGCGCGGCGATGGCCGACCGCGCGTTGGATGGCGACTGGACGCATCGCGAAGAGCTGGGCGCCGCCTATCTCGCGGCTTCCGACCATGCCTATGGCGGGCCTGAGGGCCTCGCGACGGCCGATTCCGGCTTTGCCAACCGCATCCGCAGCTCCGATGCCTTCATCCATGTCAGCGACACCGCGGGGCGCGATATCCTGGAAGCGAGCAGCGCGGCCGATGTCATCGGCGGTCTCGCAGCCGCAGCCAAGGCGCTCGGCGCCGACCCGGTGCTCTACAGCCTCGACAGCGCGAACCCAAAAGCACCGAAGGTGCGCACGCTGGCCGAGGATATCGCCCGCATCGTCCATGGCCGGCTGACGCATCCGCGCTGGATCGCTTCGCAGCTCGCCCATGGCTGGCGCGGCGCGGCCGAGCTGGCCGAGGCGGTCGATACGCTCTTCGTCTTCGCGGCGAGTACGGATGCGGTCGCGGACGGGCTGTTCGATGCGGTGTTCCAGGCCTATTGCGCCGATCCGCAAATCTGGACGGCGCTGGAAGCCGCCAATGCCCCGGCGGCCGCCTCGATCCGCGCGCGCCTCGCCGAGGCGGCGCGGCGCGGCCTGTGGACCAGCCGGCGCAATTCGGTCGGGGCCTTCCTGGCGCGGGAGGCGGCGGAATGA